One window from the genome of Hippoglossus hippoglossus isolate fHipHip1 chromosome 6, fHipHip1.pri, whole genome shotgun sequence encodes:
- the b3gnt9 gene encoding UDP-GlcNAc:betaGal beta-1,3-N-acetylglucosaminyltransferase 9 — protein sequence MMRRRMVAIRRILHVKGDVMCTMLLLVLFCLLLYARQVAVSSGWDRPQWKLEIHGSTSSSRTLLGASGAKGGQESQEFPSSPSEPQLPACKPQSKSKNPQAKSKAPQAKSKPPLKSKGKSKSRRRNAAPTKPAAKPLPTMPPFDFEGYLREKDNRDFNLLINQPEKCHIRGAEEEEGGEAPYMLIAVKSVAVDFDKRQVVRRTWGKEGLFPNGVTIRTVFLLGVPRNRTALPLWDRLLTYESQTFQDILLWDFEDTFFNLTLKETHFLKWVNSSCPQVKFIFKGDADVYVNVENILEMLQGEKPEEDLFVGDIIIHAKPIRRRSSKYYVPEFVYGGGLYPNYAGGGGFVMSGHTARRLSSACQQVELFPIDDVFLGMCLQLISVKPSRHQGFRTFGIPRPSAAPHLQTFNPCFYRELMVVHSLSVPQIWLMWNLLHDPDLSCHNRSSLASSAFKWRGRTGEETGEETGEETGEETDYGEKRVFVMH from the exons atgatgaggaggaggatggtggcGATAAGGAGGATCCTCCACGTGAAGGGAGATGTGATGTGCACGATGCTGCTGTTGGTTCtgttctgtctgctgctctACGCTCGACAG GTGGCGGTCTCCTCTGGGTGGGACAGACCTCAGTGGAAGCTGGAGATCCACggctccaccagctccagtCGGACACTGCTGGGGGCCAGTGGGGCCAAAGGGGGCCAGGAGTCTCAAGAG TTCCCCTCCAGCCCATCGGAGCCACAGCTGCCTGCCTGTAAGCCCCAGTCCAAGTCCAAAAATCCTCAGGCCAAGTCCAAAGCTCCTCAGGCCAAGTCCAAACCACCGCTCAAATCTAAGGGGAAATCAAAGTCGCGACGGAGGAATGCCGCGCCGACCAAACCTGCTGCCAAGCCCCTGCCCACGATGCCACCGTTTGACTTTGAAGGCTACTTGAGAGAGAAGGACAACAGGGACTTCAATCTGCTCATCAACCAGCCGGAGAAATGTCACATccgaggagcagaggaggaagaaggaggcgAAGCTCCCTACATGCTCATCGCAGTCAAATCTGTTGCGGTGGATTTTGACAAGCGTCAG GTGGTCCGTCGGACATGGGGGAAGGAGGGACTGTTCCCTAACGGCGTTACCATTCGTACGGTTTTCCTGCTCGGGGTTCCCAGGAATCGAACGGCTCTGCCTCTGTGGGATCGCCTCCTCACCTACGAGAGTCAAACGTTCCAGGACATCCTGCTCTGGGACTTTGAGGACACCTTCTTCAACCTGACGCTgaaggaaacacattttctgaaatgGGTGAACAGCAGCTGTCCTCAAGTCAA GTTCATTTTCAAGGGTGACGCTGACGTGTATGTGAATGTGGAGAACATATTGGAGATGCTTCAAGGTGAAAAGCCAGAGGAGGATCTGTTTGTCGGGGATATTATCATTCATGCCAAACCCATTCGCCGACGTAGCTCCAAGTACTACGTGCCGGAGTTCGTGTATGGGGGGGGTCTGTACCCAAACTacgctggaggaggagggtttgtgATGTCGGGACATACGGCTCGGAGACTGAGCTCTGCGTGTCAACAG GTGGAGCTGTTCCCCATTGATGATGTCTTTCTGGGAATGTGCCTCCAGCTGATCAGCGTCAAACCGTCACGTCACCAGGGCTTCCGGACCTTTGGGATTCCCCGGCCGTCAGCGGCGCCCCACCTTCAGACGTTCAACCCCTGTTTCTACAGAGAACTCATGGTGGTCCACAGCCTCAGTGTCCCGCAGATCTGGCTCATGTGGAACCTCCTGCATGACCCCGACCTGAGCTGCCACAACCGGAGCAGCCTGGCGTCCTCGGCCTTCAAGTGGAGGGGGAGGACGGGGGAGGAGACGGGAGAGGAGACGGGAGAGGAGACGGGGGAGGAGACGGACTACGGCGAGAAGCGGGTGTTCGTCATGCATTAA